The Eriocheir sinensis breed Jianghai 21 chromosome 24, ASM2467909v1, whole genome shotgun sequence genome contains a region encoding:
- the LOC127002670 gene encoding TATA element modulatory factor-like isoform X4 gives MQGSDTMSWFDAAGFTSLAKSALKEAQRTIDKALDIEENEENILPPSTLPVSPPAPPSKGLQEKLKDESESFFASFGLDKKKSPLTPANSPIDSSSTAAAAAAAAASTAKDGGKAAAANMVGSLWGSFTGSFFENTDGSKQSPRREGAAQGSPEKSIVATQPPRSSTSLPTLQLAGSPVSTQPRTASLDECPSQPKVLRLETKHEGSEGAVETSSAGDGSGGGSGGGEGGTGGVEGEWGWGWESGLMVMSSDHPHHLEGAFTGGSGELEGREDSLVDDTIDEEGFAKSRLVVGSVESDMGGFLRQESQGSLSGRSVDLDVPVAISEDIFHEEHDRETRLEVVSGQESECLGQQEADSPRSVLSVAESCDRRTSVSCANSEAHTPDSIVVLTSESNSPDEAVCSTSVTAEKMKHMVTCGPLKPSPISSPDSIEVLGSSSLLTSPSSIEVLTDASSSDSSPSHLDSCNNTLVQDLSPTANIIHTQPTLHRISGSDVHTLQPSIDQHTPQHKPTPLPEHPNTTPPDAAVMKPPIPKDTETTLPTNTTEKPDSHPTKQEVDVTDVRVTESSSTVKDVNTPSKISLSTHKSSEGTSSSQGAVSALMDCALPKVPRQATMQDSETSNTTQPSHIDAQPTATPTTITATSSTEEHSVEEADVSMPSTTALDVSVESGGSSDTITASIDSTQTSWSVSRAGEPEVPEEPPMEPPGECDMQESSTSGSGGSVVRSLLEEAMGDEEAVSGASSSPPEREHSPSSSERSEALKVGSGHTSGHSSGDEVETTTSSDIEVISSPSLDGSVAASRGSTATSRVWGTTQRGLRTFINDRSESSASDSSSNHKKMGGEKGHRRNQSNFSETSESSSENHSSEMDKLIKKIAQLTEVLEARESKVLELSQVNAALQDTNLRLKTRVEDLEGGSGMEATESLREEFTQRLVTMERKFQQALREKENTKKLLEEARAEAATRLSSADVARDQEERDTVIRELREEGEKLSKQQLNYSNIIKKLRAKEKENESTIKTQKDKLEEQSRELERLRRQLSAKEEVERRQIDAVCQLNATNQRLEQTMKDVGAENAELEGKMSVLKSALETAYKEMAELKREVATRDAQAQEQALSAEVGVQKRLEATLAEAQDQARRERSALMAQVVELQETLSQSESQANRKERQLRADISELQQRVAEAEARAEELSGSVSAATRPLLRQMENLQATHSSQQASWESLELSLTQRLNETLSAAAASAEKERATREQYAEVAANAAALQTQVTNLRTENARLSSELNIITSKLEALSESRIKESIQIEALKTSFAEEISEVKRERDSLEQQLEMEKTAVTAEKKKTLALQDQLKDRERKLAQMAVQGAAESHASTPRSSPTPSLSRLSISGSMSESFSGSQWGEEVFESGWSRGTSLYDSMRTNSTATVDALTSQLRQREGEVHHLHSEITRHETQRESLAQELVSITSQVEELQGQVRDYQALKDQYADMEQKYNALLQMYGEKVEEVEELRLDLADVKEMYKAQIDQLLKK, from the exons ATGCAg GGAAGCGACACTATGAGCTGGTTTGATGCTGCCGGATTCACCTCCCTTGCCAAGTCCGCCCTCAAGGAAGCCCAGCGCACGATCGACAAGGCTCTCGAcatagaagagaatgaggagaatatTCTACCACCGTCAACTCTGCCTGTctcccctcccgccccgccctcTAAAG GACTCCAAGAAAAGCTGAAGGATGAGTCGGAGAGCTTCTTTGCCTCATTTGGTCTGGACAAAAAAAAGTCCCCTCTCACACCTGCTAATTCACCCATCGActcatcatcaacagcagcagcagcagcagcagcagcagcctcgacCGCAAAAG ATGGCGGGAAAGCTGCGGCGGCAAACATGGTGGGCAGCCTGTGGGGGTCTTTCACGGGGTCCTTCTTCGAGAACACCGACGGGAGCAAACAGTCGCCGCGCC GCGAGGGAGCAGCACAAGGGAGCCCTGAGAAGTCTATCGTGGCCACCCAGCCCCCTCGCAGCAGCACCAGCCTCCCCACCCTACAGTTGGCCGGCAGCCCCGTGTCCACCCAGCCCCGCACCGCCAGCCTGGACGAATGCCCCTCACAGCCCAAGGTATTAAGG TTAGAGACGAAGCACGAGGGAAGCGAAGGAGCGGTGGAGACAAGTAGTGctggcgatggtagtggtggtggcagcggagggggtgagggaggcacaggaggggtggagggggagtggGGCTGGGGTTGGGAGAGCGGCCTCATGGTCATGTCCTCGGATCACCCACACCACTTGGAAG GCGCCTTCACTGGTGGGTCAGGAGAGCTGGAGGGGCGAGAGGACAGCCTAGTGGACGACACCATTGACGAGGAAGGCTTCGCCAAGAGCCGACTGGTGGTGGGCAGCGTGGAGAGCGACATGGGCGGCTTCTTGCGGCAGGAGAGTCAGGGCTCCCTCTCTGGACGGTCCGTTGATCTGGACGTCCCGGTGGCAATCTCTGAGGACATATTCCACGAGGAGCATGACCGAGAGACACGCCTTGAAGTAGTCAGTGGTCAGGAGAGCGAGTGCCTAGGCCAGCAGGAGGCAGACAGTCCGAGGAGTGTGTTAAGCGTGGCCGAATCCTGTGATAGGAGAACTAGTGTGTCGTGTGCAAACTCCGAGGCTCACACCCCAGACAGTATAGTGGTGCTCACGTCGGAAAGCAACTCCCCCGATGAAGCCGTGTGCAGCACCTCAGTGACAGCGGAGAAGATGAAGCACATGGTCACGTGTGGGCCCCTGAAGCCTAGTCCCATCAGCTCCCCAGACTCCATTGAGGTCCTCGGTTCCTCCAGCCTTCTGACGTCACCTTCATCCATTGAG GTGTTGACCGATGCCTCCTCGAGTgactcctccccctcacacctgGACTCCTGCAACAACACCCTCGTTCAGGACCTCAGCCCCACCGCCAACATCATCCACACACAGCCGACGCTACACAGAATCTCCGGCAGCGACGTACACACACTACAGCCATCCATAGACCAACACACGCCCCAGCACAAACCAACACCTCTACCAGAGCACCCTAACACCACGCCACCAGATGCAGCTGTTATGAAGCCTCCCATTCCGAAAGACACAGAGACCACTTTGCCCACTAACACCACAGAGAAGCCAGACTCACACCCCACTAAGCAGGAGGTTGATGTTACTGATGTGAGAGTTACAGAAAGCTCCAGTACTGTCAAGGATGTGAACACACCCTCCAAGATATCACTGAGTACCCATAAGTCATCAGAGGGGACTAGTTCATCTCAAGGTGCTGTTTCCGCTCTCATGGACTGTGCTCTTCCGAAGGTCCCCAGGCAGGCAACCATGCAAGATTCCGAGACGAGTAACACCACCCAACCCAGCCATATAGATGCCCAGCCtaccgccacccccaccaccatcaccgccacctccaGCACAGAGGAACATTCAGTAGAGGAAGCGGATGTCAGCATGCCATCCACCACTGCCCTGGATGTGTCAGTGGAGAGTGGAGGGAGCTCGGACACCATCACCGCCTCGATAGACTCCACGCAGACGAGCTG GAGTGTGTCACGGGCAGGAGAACCAGAGGTGCCAGAGGAACCCCCCATGGAACCCCCTGGGGAGTGTGACATGCAGGAGAGCAGCACCAGTGGCTCGGGCGGCTCAGTGGTGCGCAGCCTGCTGGAGGAGGCCATGGGGGATGAGGAGGCTGTCAGCGGggcatcctcctcccctcctgagAGAGAACACTCGCCCTCCTCCTCGGAAAG GTCCGAGGCGCTCAAGGTTGGCTCTGGACACACCTCCGGCCACAGTTCAGGGGATGAGGTcgaaaccaccacctcctctgacATTGAGGTCATCTCCAG TCCCAGTCTTGACGGCAGCGTGGCGGCGTCCAGAGGCTCCACAGCGACCTCGCGGGTGTGGGGCACAACTCAGCGCGGCCTGCGGACCTTCATCAATGACCGCTCCGAGTCGTCTGCCTCGGACTCATCCAGCAACCACAAAAAGATGGGCGGTGAAAAAG GCCATCGCAGGAACCAGTCCAATTTCTCCGAGACAAGTGAAAGTTCTTCTGAAAACCATTCCTCAGAGATGGACAAACTAATTAAG AAAATAGCCCAGCTGACGGAGGTTCTGGAGGCGAGGGAGAGCAAGGTGCTGGAGCTGAGCCAGGTCAACGCTGCTCTCCAGGACACCAACTTGCGGCTCAAGAC GCGTGTGGAGGACCTTGAGGGTGGCAGTGGCATGGAGGCAACAGAGTCCCTGCGAGAGGAGTTCACACAGCGCCTCGTGACCATGGAGAGGAAGTTCCAGCAGGctttgagggagaaggagaacacCAAGAAGCTGCTGGAG GAAGCAAGAGCGGAGGCAGCAACCAGACTGAGCTCGGCGGACGTAGCGAGGGACCAGGAGGAGAGGGACACTGTGATCCGGgagctgagggaggaaggggagaagctcAGCAAACAGCAGCTCAACTATTCCAACATCATCAAGAAGCTGCGtgccaaggagaaggagaatgagagcaCCATCAAGACTCAGAA AGACAAACTAGAGGAGCAGTCCAGGGAGCTGGAGAGGCTAAGGAGGCAGCTGTCGgccaaggaggaggtggagcggcGGCAGATCGATGCCGTGTGTCAGCTGAACGCCACCAACCAGCGGCTGGAGCAGACCATGAAGGACGTTGGGGCTGAAAACGCCGAGCTGGAGGGGAAGATGTCGGTGCTAAAGAGTGCACTGGAAACTGCCTATAA GGAGATGGCGGAGCTGAAGAGGGAGGTGGCCACACGTGATGCGCAGGCCCAGGAACAGGCGCTGAGTGCAGAGGTGGGTGTGCAGAAGCGACTGGAGGCCACGCTAGCGGAGGCGCAGGATCAGGCGAGGCGCGAGCGGAGTGCCCTCATGGCCCAGGTGGTGGAGCTGCAGGAGACACTCAGCCAGTCAGAGTCTCAggccaacag GAAGGAACGTCAGCTGCGTGCCGACATTTCCGAGTTGCAGCAGCGGGTGGCGGAAGCCGAGGCACGGGCCGAGGAGCTGTCAGGGTCCGTGAGTGCTGCCACACGTCCGCTGCTGCGCCAGATGGAGAACCTTCAGGCTACCCACTCCTCGCAGCAAGCCTCGTGGGAGTCCCTTGAGCTGAGCCTCACGCAGCGCCTTA ATGAAACACTGTCAGCCGCCGCTGCGAGTGCCGAGAAGGAGAGAGCCACCAGGGAGCAGTACGCTGAGGTGGCGGCCAATGCTGCGGCTCTGCAAACACAG GTAACGAATCTGCGAACCGAGAATGCGAGACTTTCTTCGGAACTGAACATCATCACATCTAAGCTGGAGGCCTTGTCAGAATCACGTATCAA AGAAAGCATCCAGATTGAGGCTTTGAAAACGTCATTTGCGGAAGAAATCTCGGAAGTGAAGAGAGAACGCGACAGTCTGGAGCAGCAGCTGGAGATGGAAAAGACAGCGGTGACAGCCGAGAAGAAAAAGACGCTAGCCTTGCAGGACCAGCTCAAGGACAGGGAACGCAAGCTGGCCCAGATGGCAGTCCAGGGAGCTGCCGAGAGTCATGCCAGCACCCCCAGGTCCTCCCCGACTCCTTCCCTCTCCAGGCTCTCCATCAGCGGGTCCATGTCAGAGTCCTTCAGCGGATCTCAGTGGGGG GAAGAAGTGTTCGAATCTGGTTGGTCACGAGGAACGTCTCTGTACGACTCCATGCGTACAAACTCTACAGCCACCGTGGATGCTCTCACCTCACAGCTGCGGCAGAGGGAAG GGGAGGTGCACCATCTACACAGTGAGATCACCAGGCACGAGACGCAGAGGGAGTCATTGGCGCAGGAGTTGGTGTCCATTACTAGTCAAGTGGAGGAGCTTCAGGGGCAGGTTCGGGACTACCAGGCTCTGAAGGACCAGTACGCTGACATGGAGCAGAAGTACAACGCCCTTCTCCAG ATGTacggagagaaagtggaggaggtggaggagctccGACTCGACCTGGCGGATGTCAAGGAAATGTACAAAGCTCAG ATTGACCAGCTTCTCAAGAAATGA
- the LOC127002670 gene encoding TATA element modulatory factor-like isoform X2, translated as MQGSDTMSWFDAAGFTSLAKSALKEAQRTIDKALDIEENEENILPPSTLPVSPPAPPSKGLQEKLKDESESFFASFGLDKKKSPLTPANSPIDSSSTAAAAAAAAASTAKDGGKAAAANMVGSLWGSFTGSFFENTDGSKQSPRREGAAQGSPEKSIVATQPPRSSTSLPTLQLAGSPVSTQPRTASLDECPSQPKLETKHEGSEGAVETSSAGDGSGGGSGGGEGGTGGVEGEWGWGWESGLMVMSSDHPHHLEGAFTGGSGELEGREDSLVDDTIDEEGFAKSRLVVGSVESDMGGFLRQESQGSLSGRSVDLDVPVAISEDIFHEEHDRETRLEVVSGQESECLGQQEADSPRSVLSVAESCDRRTSVSCANSEAHTPDSIVVLTSESNSPDEAVCSTSVTAEKMKHMVTCGPLKPSPISSPDSIEVLGSSSLLTSPSSIEVLTDASSSDSSPSHLDSCNNTLVQDLSPTANIIHTQPTLHRISGSDVHTLQPSIDQHTPQHKPTPLPEHPNTTPPDAAVMKPPIPKDTETTLPTNTTEKPDSHPTKQEVDVTDVRVTESSSTVKDVNTPSKISLSTHKSSEGTSSSQGAVSALMDCALPKVPRQATMQDSETSNTTQPSHIDAQPTATPTTITATSSTEEHSVEEADVSMPSTTALDVSVESGGSSDTITASIDSTQTSWSVSRAGEPEVPEEPPMEPPGECDMQESSTSGSGGSVVRSLLEEAMGDEEAVSGASSSPPEREHSPSSSERSEALKVGSGHTSGHSSGDEVETTTSSDIEVISSPSLDGSVAASRGSTATSRVWGTTQRGLRTFINDRSESSASDSSSNHKKMGGEKVETVSSSMTTSFTSISESEGEFSLGPASMTLDPACISQVLQGQSDFMKGHRRNQSNFSETSESSSENHSSEMDKLIKKIAQLTEVLEARESKVLELSQVNAALQDTNLRLKTRVEDLEGGSGMEATESLREEFTQRLVTMERKFQQALREKENTKKLLEEARAEAATRLSSADVARDQEERDTVIRELREEGEKLSKQQLNYSNIIKKLRAKEKENESTIKTQKDKLEEQSRELERLRRQLSAKEEVERRQIDAVCQLNATNQRLEQTMKDVGAENAELEGKMSVLKSALETAYKEMAELKREVATRDAQAQEQALSAEVGVQKRLEATLAEAQDQARRERSALMAQVVELQETLSQSESQANRKERQLRADISELQQRVAEAEARAEELSGSVSAATRPLLRQMENLQATHSSQQASWESLELSLTQRLNETLSAAAASAEKERATREQYAEVAANAAALQTQVTNLRTENARLSSELNIITSKLEALSESRIKESIQIEALKTSFAEEISEVKRERDSLEQQLEMEKTAVTAEKKKTLALQDQLKDRERKLAQMAVQGAAESHASTPRSSPTPSLSRLSISGSMSESFSGSQWGEEVFESGWSRGTSLYDSMRTNSTATVDALTSQLRQREGEVHHLHSEITRHETQRESLAQELVSITSQVEELQGQVRDYQALKDQYADMEQKYNALLQMYGEKVEEVEELRLDLADVKEMYKAQIDQLLKK; from the exons ATGCAg GGAAGCGACACTATGAGCTGGTTTGATGCTGCCGGATTCACCTCCCTTGCCAAGTCCGCCCTCAAGGAAGCCCAGCGCACGATCGACAAGGCTCTCGAcatagaagagaatgaggagaatatTCTACCACCGTCAACTCTGCCTGTctcccctcccgccccgccctcTAAAG GACTCCAAGAAAAGCTGAAGGATGAGTCGGAGAGCTTCTTTGCCTCATTTGGTCTGGACAAAAAAAAGTCCCCTCTCACACCTGCTAATTCACCCATCGActcatcatcaacagcagcagcagcagcagcagcagcagcctcgacCGCAAAAG ATGGCGGGAAAGCTGCGGCGGCAAACATGGTGGGCAGCCTGTGGGGGTCTTTCACGGGGTCCTTCTTCGAGAACACCGACGGGAGCAAACAGTCGCCGCGCC GCGAGGGAGCAGCACAAGGGAGCCCTGAGAAGTCTATCGTGGCCACCCAGCCCCCTCGCAGCAGCACCAGCCTCCCCACCCTACAGTTGGCCGGCAGCCCCGTGTCCACCCAGCCCCGCACCGCCAGCCTGGACGAATGCCCCTCACAGCCCAAG TTAGAGACGAAGCACGAGGGAAGCGAAGGAGCGGTGGAGACAAGTAGTGctggcgatggtagtggtggtggcagcggagggggtgagggaggcacaggaggggtggagggggagtggGGCTGGGGTTGGGAGAGCGGCCTCATGGTCATGTCCTCGGATCACCCACACCACTTGGAAG GCGCCTTCACTGGTGGGTCAGGAGAGCTGGAGGGGCGAGAGGACAGCCTAGTGGACGACACCATTGACGAGGAAGGCTTCGCCAAGAGCCGACTGGTGGTGGGCAGCGTGGAGAGCGACATGGGCGGCTTCTTGCGGCAGGAGAGTCAGGGCTCCCTCTCTGGACGGTCCGTTGATCTGGACGTCCCGGTGGCAATCTCTGAGGACATATTCCACGAGGAGCATGACCGAGAGACACGCCTTGAAGTAGTCAGTGGTCAGGAGAGCGAGTGCCTAGGCCAGCAGGAGGCAGACAGTCCGAGGAGTGTGTTAAGCGTGGCCGAATCCTGTGATAGGAGAACTAGTGTGTCGTGTGCAAACTCCGAGGCTCACACCCCAGACAGTATAGTGGTGCTCACGTCGGAAAGCAACTCCCCCGATGAAGCCGTGTGCAGCACCTCAGTGACAGCGGAGAAGATGAAGCACATGGTCACGTGTGGGCCCCTGAAGCCTAGTCCCATCAGCTCCCCAGACTCCATTGAGGTCCTCGGTTCCTCCAGCCTTCTGACGTCACCTTCATCCATTGAG GTGTTGACCGATGCCTCCTCGAGTgactcctccccctcacacctgGACTCCTGCAACAACACCCTCGTTCAGGACCTCAGCCCCACCGCCAACATCATCCACACACAGCCGACGCTACACAGAATCTCCGGCAGCGACGTACACACACTACAGCCATCCATAGACCAACACACGCCCCAGCACAAACCAACACCTCTACCAGAGCACCCTAACACCACGCCACCAGATGCAGCTGTTATGAAGCCTCCCATTCCGAAAGACACAGAGACCACTTTGCCCACTAACACCACAGAGAAGCCAGACTCACACCCCACTAAGCAGGAGGTTGATGTTACTGATGTGAGAGTTACAGAAAGCTCCAGTACTGTCAAGGATGTGAACACACCCTCCAAGATATCACTGAGTACCCATAAGTCATCAGAGGGGACTAGTTCATCTCAAGGTGCTGTTTCCGCTCTCATGGACTGTGCTCTTCCGAAGGTCCCCAGGCAGGCAACCATGCAAGATTCCGAGACGAGTAACACCACCCAACCCAGCCATATAGATGCCCAGCCtaccgccacccccaccaccatcaccgccacctccaGCACAGAGGAACATTCAGTAGAGGAAGCGGATGTCAGCATGCCATCCACCACTGCCCTGGATGTGTCAGTGGAGAGTGGAGGGAGCTCGGACACCATCACCGCCTCGATAGACTCCACGCAGACGAGCTG GAGTGTGTCACGGGCAGGAGAACCAGAGGTGCCAGAGGAACCCCCCATGGAACCCCCTGGGGAGTGTGACATGCAGGAGAGCAGCACCAGTGGCTCGGGCGGCTCAGTGGTGCGCAGCCTGCTGGAGGAGGCCATGGGGGATGAGGAGGCTGTCAGCGGggcatcctcctcccctcctgagAGAGAACACTCGCCCTCCTCCTCGGAAAG GTCCGAGGCGCTCAAGGTTGGCTCTGGACACACCTCCGGCCACAGTTCAGGGGATGAGGTcgaaaccaccacctcctctgacATTGAGGTCATCTCCAG TCCCAGTCTTGACGGCAGCGTGGCGGCGTCCAGAGGCTCCACAGCGACCTCGCGGGTGTGGGGCACAACTCAGCGCGGCCTGCGGACCTTCATCAATGACCGCTCCGAGTCGTCTGCCTCGGACTCATCCAGCAACCACAAAAAGATGGGCGGTGAAAAAG TGGAGACGGTATCCTCCTCCATGACCACCAGCTTTACCAGTATTAGTGAGTCTGAGGGGGAGTTTAGTTTGGGCCCCGCCAGCATGACCCTTGACCCCGCCTGCATCAGCCAAGTCCTGCAGGGCCAGTCCGATTTTATGAAAG GCCATCGCAGGAACCAGTCCAATTTCTCCGAGACAAGTGAAAGTTCTTCTGAAAACCATTCCTCAGAGATGGACAAACTAATTAAG AAAATAGCCCAGCTGACGGAGGTTCTGGAGGCGAGGGAGAGCAAGGTGCTGGAGCTGAGCCAGGTCAACGCTGCTCTCCAGGACACCAACTTGCGGCTCAAGAC GCGTGTGGAGGACCTTGAGGGTGGCAGTGGCATGGAGGCAACAGAGTCCCTGCGAGAGGAGTTCACACAGCGCCTCGTGACCATGGAGAGGAAGTTCCAGCAGGctttgagggagaaggagaacacCAAGAAGCTGCTGGAG GAAGCAAGAGCGGAGGCAGCAACCAGACTGAGCTCGGCGGACGTAGCGAGGGACCAGGAGGAGAGGGACACTGTGATCCGGgagctgagggaggaaggggagaagctcAGCAAACAGCAGCTCAACTATTCCAACATCATCAAGAAGCTGCGtgccaaggagaaggagaatgagagcaCCATCAAGACTCAGAA AGACAAACTAGAGGAGCAGTCCAGGGAGCTGGAGAGGCTAAGGAGGCAGCTGTCGgccaaggaggaggtggagcggcGGCAGATCGATGCCGTGTGTCAGCTGAACGCCACCAACCAGCGGCTGGAGCAGACCATGAAGGACGTTGGGGCTGAAAACGCCGAGCTGGAGGGGAAGATGTCGGTGCTAAAGAGTGCACTGGAAACTGCCTATAA GGAGATGGCGGAGCTGAAGAGGGAGGTGGCCACACGTGATGCGCAGGCCCAGGAACAGGCGCTGAGTGCAGAGGTGGGTGTGCAGAAGCGACTGGAGGCCACGCTAGCGGAGGCGCAGGATCAGGCGAGGCGCGAGCGGAGTGCCCTCATGGCCCAGGTGGTGGAGCTGCAGGAGACACTCAGCCAGTCAGAGTCTCAggccaacag GAAGGAACGTCAGCTGCGTGCCGACATTTCCGAGTTGCAGCAGCGGGTGGCGGAAGCCGAGGCACGGGCCGAGGAGCTGTCAGGGTCCGTGAGTGCTGCCACACGTCCGCTGCTGCGCCAGATGGAGAACCTTCAGGCTACCCACTCCTCGCAGCAAGCCTCGTGGGAGTCCCTTGAGCTGAGCCTCACGCAGCGCCTTA ATGAAACACTGTCAGCCGCCGCTGCGAGTGCCGAGAAGGAGAGAGCCACCAGGGAGCAGTACGCTGAGGTGGCGGCCAATGCTGCGGCTCTGCAAACACAG GTAACGAATCTGCGAACCGAGAATGCGAGACTTTCTTCGGAACTGAACATCATCACATCTAAGCTGGAGGCCTTGTCAGAATCACGTATCAA AGAAAGCATCCAGATTGAGGCTTTGAAAACGTCATTTGCGGAAGAAATCTCGGAAGTGAAGAGAGAACGCGACAGTCTGGAGCAGCAGCTGGAGATGGAAAAGACAGCGGTGACAGCCGAGAAGAAAAAGACGCTAGCCTTGCAGGACCAGCTCAAGGACAGGGAACGCAAGCTGGCCCAGATGGCAGTCCAGGGAGCTGCCGAGAGTCATGCCAGCACCCCCAGGTCCTCCCCGACTCCTTCCCTCTCCAGGCTCTCCATCAGCGGGTCCATGTCAGAGTCCTTCAGCGGATCTCAGTGGGGG GAAGAAGTGTTCGAATCTGGTTGGTCACGAGGAACGTCTCTGTACGACTCCATGCGTACAAACTCTACAGCCACCGTGGATGCTCTCACCTCACAGCTGCGGCAGAGGGAAG GGGAGGTGCACCATCTACACAGTGAGATCACCAGGCACGAGACGCAGAGGGAGTCATTGGCGCAGGAGTTGGTGTCCATTACTAGTCAAGTGGAGGAGCTTCAGGGGCAGGTTCGGGACTACCAGGCTCTGAAGGACCAGTACGCTGACATGGAGCAGAAGTACAACGCCCTTCTCCAG ATGTacggagagaaagtggaggaggtggaggagctccGACTCGACCTGGCGGATGTCAAGGAAATGTACAAAGCTCAG ATTGACCAGCTTCTCAAGAAATGA